The following are encoded in a window of Primulina eburnea isolate SZY01 chromosome 4, ASM2296580v1, whole genome shotgun sequence genomic DNA:
- the LOC140830946 gene encoding 110 kDa U5 small nuclear ribonucleoprotein component CLO, whose amino-acid sequence MDDSLYDEFGNYIGPEIESDQESDQEDEEEELPDRIENEGHVSDDEHGPGKSNGWLTTAEDVDMDSQIILAEDKKYYPTAEEVYGEEVETLVMDEDEQPLEQPIIQPVKNLKFELGVKDSSTYVSTQFLLGLMSNPSLVRNVALVGNLHHGKTTFMDMLVEQTHHISTFDQNSEKHMRYTDTRIDEQERKISIKAVPMSLVLEDSNSKSYLCNIMDTPGHVNFSDEMTAALRLADGAVLIVDAAEGVMVNTERAIRHSIQERIPIVVVINKVDRLITELKLPPKDAYHKLRNTIEVINNHITAASSTAGSVQVVDPALGNVCFASSTAGWSFTLQSFAKLYVKLHGIPFDANKFALRLWGDYYFDPDTRTFKKKQPASGVERSFVQFVLEPLYKLYSQVIGEHKKSVEATLGELGVTLSNAAYRLNVRPLLRLACSSVFGTATGFADMLVQHVPSAKEAATRKVEHIYTGPKDTAIYRSMENCDTSGPLIINVTKLYPKSDCSVFDAFGRVYSGEIMTGQTVRVLGEGYSPDDEEDMTVKEVTKLWVYQARYRIPISKAPPGSWVLIEGVDASIMKTATLCNLEYDDDVYIFRPLQFNTLPVVKTATEPLNPSELPKMVEGLRKISKSYPLAITKVEESGEHTILGTGELYLDSIMKDLRELYSEVEVKVADPVVSFCETVVESSSMKCFAETPNKKNKITMIAEPLERGLAEDIENGVVSIDWPRKKLGDFFQSKYDWDLLAARSIWAFGPDKQGPNILLDDTLSSEVDKSLLNAVKDSIVQGFQWGAREGPLCDEPIRNVKFKIVDAKIAPEPLNRGTGQIIPTARRVAYSAFLMATPRLMEPVYYVEIQTPIDCVSAIYTVLSRRRGHVTADVPQPGTPVYIVKAFLPVIESFGFETDLRYHTQGQAFCLSAFDHWAIVPGDPLDKSIVLRPLEPAPIQHLAREFMVKTRRRKGMSEDVSINKFFDEAMFVELAQQDADLHLQMI is encoded by the exons ATGGATGATAGTTTGTATGACGAGTTTGGAAACTATATTGGGCCTGAGATTGAGTCAGATCAAGAGAGTGACCAGGAGGACGAAGAGGAGGAGCTGCCCGACAGGATAGAGAATGAGGGGCATGTGTCTGATGACGAGCATGGGCCTGGAAAGTCAAACGGGTGGCTAACCACTGCTGAAGATGTTGATATGGACAGTCAAATTATCCTGGCTGAGGACAAAAAGTACTATCCAACTGCAGAGGAGGTTTATGGTGAAGAAGTCGAAACTTTGGTTATGGATGAAGATGAGCAGCCGCTTGAACAGCCAATTATCCAGCCTGTGAAAAATCTCAAGTTTGAGCTGGGGGTTAAGGACTCGTCAACTTATGTGTCAACACAGTTCCTTCTCGGTCTTATGTCAAATCCTTCTTTAGTTAGGAATGTTGCTTTGGTTGGCAATTTGCATCATGGGAAGACGACATTTATGGACATGTTAGTTGAGCAGACTCACCACATATCTACCTTTGATCAGAACAGTGAGAAGCATATGCGGTATACTGACACAAGAATAGATGAGCAAGAGAGGAAGATTTCCATTAAGGCTGTTCCAATGTCACTCGTTCTTGAGGACAGCAATTCAAAATCTTACCTTTGCAATATTATGGATACTCCAGGGCATGTTAACTTTTCTGATGAGATGACTGCTGCTCTCAGGCTTGCTGATGGTGCAGTGTTAATTGTGGATGCTGCGGAAGGAGTCATG GTCAATACAGAGAGGGCTATACGCCATTCCATCCAGGAACGCATTCCTATAGTAGTTGTAATAAACAAG GTCGATAGATTGATAACTGAACTCAAGTTACCTCCGAAGGATGCCTACCACAAGCTAAGGAACACGATTGAAGTAATCAATAACCACATAACTGCTGCCTCCTCTACTGCTGGGAGTGTTCAAGTTGTTGATCCTGCACTTGGAAATGTTTGTTTTGCAAGTTCTACTGCGGGGTGGTCATTCACGCTGCAGTCATTTGCTAAGCTATATGTCAAGCTTCATGGTATTCCATTTGATGCCAATAAGTTTGCTCTGCGCCTTTGGGGTGATTATTACTTCGATCCCGATACCCGAACTTTCAAGAAGAAACAGCCGGCTAGTGGGGTGGAACGATCGTTTGTCCAGTTTGTTCTTGAGCCGCTATATAAATTGTACAGCCAAGTGATTGGAGAACATAAGAAGAGTGTGGAAGCTACACTTGGTGAGCTTGGTGTGACTTTAAGTAATGCAGCTTATCGGTTGAATGTGAGGCCCTTGCTGAGGTTGGCATGTAGCTCGGTATTTGGTACAGCCACAGGTTTTGCTGACATGCTGGTTCAGCATGTTCCATCTGCTAAAGAAGCTGCTACCCGGAAAGTTGAGCACATCTATACTGGACCCAAGGATACCGCTATTTACCGGTCTATGGAGAATTGTGATACGTCAGGTCCCCTTATCATTAACGTAACGAAGCTGTATCCTAAATCTGATTGCAGTGTGTTTGATGCTTTTGGTAGGGTCTACAGCGGTGAAATTATGACTGGTCAGACAGTACGAGTGCTGGGAGAAGGCTATTCACCTGATGATGAGGAGGATATGACAGTGAAAGAAGTGACCAAATTATGGGTCTATCAAGCTCGTTATAGGATTCCAATAAGCAAGGCTCCCCCTGGTTCTTGGGTTCTCATTGAAGGTGTGGATGCTTCTATCATGAAGACAGCCACGCTTTGCAATTTAGAGTATGATGATGATGTCTACATATTCAGGCCACTTCAGTTCAACACTCTTCCTGTGGTAAAAACTGCTACTGAGCCTTTGAATCCTAGTGAGTTGCCAAAAATGGTGGAGGGTCTTAGGAAGATTAGCAAGAGTTATCCTTTAGCAATTACAAAGGTTGAAGAATCTGGGGAGCATACTATTTTGGGCACTGGAGAATTGTACCTGGATTCTATTATGAAGGACCTTAGGGAGCTCTATTCAGAAGTAGAAGTGAAG GTGGCAGATCCGGTTGTCTCGTTCTGTGAAACAGTCGTGGAGTCTTCTTCTATGAAATGTTTTGCTGAAACACCgaacaagaaaaataaaattaccaTG ATTGCTGAACCACTAGAGAGAGGACTTGCTGAAGACATTGAGAATGGTGTTGTAAGCATCGATTGGCCTCGGAAAAAGCTTGGTGATTTTTTCCAGTCAAAATATGATTGGGATCTACTTGCTGCTCGATCTATTTGGGCATTTGGTCCCGACAAACAG GGACCTAATATCTTATTAGATGATACACTGTCAAGTGAAGTAGACAAGAGTTTGCTTAATGCAGTCAAAGATTCTATTGTTCAAGg ATTTCAGTGGGGGGCTCGAGAAGGCCCACTCTGTGACGAGCCTATCAGAAATGTGAAGTTCAAAATAGTAGATGCAAAAATCGCACCCGAGCCTTTGAATCGTGGAACTGGGCAGATTATTCCAACTGCCCGGCGTGTGGCTTATTCAGCTTTCCTCATGGCAACACCTAGGCTCATGGAACCAGTGTACTACGTTGAA ATTCAGACGCCAATTGACTGTGTTTCTGCCATATACACGGTGTTATCGCGTAGACGTGGCCATGTCACTGCAGATGTTCCACAACCCGGGACACCTGTCTACATTGTTAAG GCATTTTTACCAGTCATAGAATCATTCGGTTTTGAAACGGACCTGAGGTACCATACACAGGGCCAGGCATTCTGCTTATCTGCGTTTGATCATTGGGCTATTGTCCCTGGAGATCCGCTTGATAAAAGTATAGTTCTACGCCCATTGGAACCAGCTCCAATCCAGCATTTGGCCCGTGAATTTATGGTGAAGACAAGGCGTCGAAAG GGAATGTCTGAAGATGTAAGCATTAATAAATTCTTCGACGAGGCAATGTTTGTCGAACTAGCTCAACAGGACGCTGATCTTCACCTA